One Roseibium sp. HPY-6 genomic region harbors:
- a CDS encoding ABC transporter permease, translated as MTDQVVNSRSSPVLRRILTNSGVTIGGGILIIFVLMAILAPLLAPHDPYAQDLSRRILPPFWHDRSVSEHLLGTDHLGRDYLSRLIYGSRVSLGVSAGVILVAGSIGITLGLFAGYFGGRVDMVISFIITTRLSLPIVLVALAAVAVGGASLRTLILVMGLLLWDRFAVVTRAATQSLRSQEFIIGLRAIGARIPRILFLEILPNMRSTILVVVTLEVANVILLEAALSFLGLGVRPPTPSWGLMIAEGRDNILFDPWLIALPGSLLCLLVLAVNLFGDGLRDITGPKRK; from the coding sequence GTGACCGATCAAGTTGTCAACTCTCGTTCAAGCCCGGTATTGCGACGTATCCTTACAAATTCAGGAGTAACGATAGGTGGCGGTATCCTCATCATCTTTGTCCTGATGGCAATACTCGCGCCACTGTTGGCTCCGCATGATCCGTATGCGCAAGACCTCTCGCGCCGTATATTGCCGCCATTCTGGCATGACCGGTCGGTATCCGAACATCTGCTTGGAACAGATCATCTGGGAAGAGATTATCTCTCGCGATTGATCTATGGATCTCGTGTGTCTCTTGGTGTGAGTGCAGGGGTGATTTTGGTGGCCGGCTCGATAGGGATCACTTTGGGCCTGTTTGCCGGTTACTTCGGCGGTCGCGTCGATATGGTTATAAGTTTTATAATTACAACGCGGTTATCACTTCCCATCGTCCTGGTGGCGCTCGCTGCGGTCGCCGTCGGTGGCGCATCGCTACGCACTTTGATCCTGGTCATGGGCCTCTTGCTGTGGGACCGGTTCGCCGTTGTTACGCGGGCGGCGACACAAAGTTTACGAAGCCAAGAGTTCATCATCGGCCTTAGGGCGATCGGTGCCAGAATTCCCCGAATTTTGTTTTTGGAAATCCTGCCGAACATGCGCAGCACAATATTGGTAGTTGTTACTCTGGAAGTGGCTAATGTCATTCTTCTGGAGGCGGCTCTGTCTTTCTTGGGTTTGGGAGTGCGCCCTCCCACGCCCTCGTGGGGACTAATGATCGCAGAGGGGCGCGACAACATTCTTTTTGACCCATGGCTGATCGCCCTACCGGGCAGCTTGCTCTGCCTGCTCGTTCTTGCGGTCAACCTGTTTGGCGATGGGTTGCGTGACATCACGGGGCCAAAACGCAAATGA